Genomic DNA from Eschrichtius robustus isolate mEscRob2 chromosome 4, mEscRob2.pri, whole genome shotgun sequence:
CTTGCTTAAAGTCGAGCAAAACAATGACGTATCCCTCTGAGGTTAGAGCAAGATGTCTtctcctttcctttaaaaataagataGCTTTCCTGACCATAAAACTTCTGATGTGCGTATGCTTTTAAAACGTGGGTATGTTGGAAATCACGGGAACATTACAGGCTGTGAGCAGAGCACGACAGAACAAGCTAAAGACCAAGAAGGAGGCTGGCTGCCTCAAGCCCCGTGAGCAGACGTGACCCTTAGGGTGTAGTTTGTAGTAAAGGAGGTGGAAGAGGTGGTGTCCCAAGCTTGGTGACAGACAAGGCTGAACGGTGGAGCCCGTGAGAAAGAGAAGGCTCCCTGCACgcccaccatgtgccaggctaGGCGCTTTCCTTTGCAGTGTGATGTCCTTTGCTTTGGTGTCTTTGTAGGAAAAAaccaaactaatttaaaaaatttttttcactcttGCGGTTAGCAGCTATGTGGTCACATGCTGGTTTTTCAGACTAGTTAAAGTAGAGACATGGATTGGCCGTATTTGTGAGGCTTACGCCTTACGACAAATTGAATACATATTCAGAGTTTATTGGCTTCTCTTGTCCTAGAAGCAGAGTCTCTGCAGAGAATCTTAAGTTGGTCGAGGATCTGACTGTAGCAAAAGAGGTGGGTCTTTCTGCCCCGGGGGGTTTCCCAGAGAGTATCCTCAGTCGCATGGCTTAATCTCAGCATTTATAGGAGTAACTTCATCTGATGGTTTTAATAACCTTGGGAAAGTAAGCCTCAGCTACTAGTAAATGTCCACACGTGATGCCCGGGTCACACAGAATACCACAGAGGACCATCTCTCCTCAGGTGTTCTTATCCATCGGTATCTGTCAGCCAAAACAAAGGGCCTGTGTTTTGAGCCAGCGGGTGCTTCACACCCCTTCCTAAACGCGGCCAATCTGCTGTAACATAGTCCAAGGGAAAAGGACTAAGAGTCTTACAAGAGGGCCTTTGAAATTACTTTCAGTTCTCACTTAAGGTTCTTTTTGTGTTAGGCCAACACTGAGCGTCAAGCGGAGGTTTTCGTTTTCACCACGGAGTCTGATGCGGGAGGCCGGCCTGGCGGTAGACACGCTCTGAGTTAGGACCGCGTGCCCGGGTCGGCCGTCAGGGTGTCGCCCCGGCGTTACGGTCCGTCCTCGGTGTGGTTCACTGATGCAGGGTGTCGCCCCGGCGTTACGGTCCGTCCTCGGTGTGGTTCACTGACGCAGGGTGTCTCCTCAAACCCCTCCTCCTTCCAGGTCAACGGATGAGACGTTCAGCTTGGCCGAAGAAACCTGCAGTTCCAACCCGGCCATAGTGCGGAGGAAGAAGATCGCCATAAGCCTCATCTTTTCCCTGTGTGAGAAGGAGGAGGCCCAGGGGGACTTCCAggacttctttttttctcatttccccctGTTCGAGTCTCACATGAACAGGCTGAAGAGTGCAATTGAAAAGGTACTGAGAATGCAGTCCGTTGTCACATGGGGCCGTAAGGGTGGAGGGGTCTCTGTACCGGATCACTTTCCCAGGGCATGTAGATCGGCTGCAGCAGTGGTAGGAAGTTCCCTAGGCACACTGATGTCAGGTACTTTGGGAAAGGGAATTACTGCCCCCGACGACTTCGGGATTGCTTTGGGAAAGGGAATTACTGCCCCCGACGACTTCGGTCATGACTAGCTTGAGTGTGAGCTCTAACATCGTCTCTTATTAATAAAGCCCAGTAGATGGTTACGAAGGAATTTCTTCTCCGCATAATGTGGCTTGTTTTCTTTCCACCGAAGGCCATGATCTCGTGCAGGAAGATAGCGGAGTCAAGTCTCCGTGTCCAGTTTTATGTCAGCCGTCTGATGGAAGCTCTGGGGGAGTTCAGGTAAACTGGCAAGGTTTGGCAAATGCAACCGGGGGAATTGGTGAGCAGCAGTGGCATCGGCCATGGATCTCGGGATGCGTGGGGACCACAGCTCGGGAATGTTGGCGGCTGGCAGTTATTAGTCATTTTAGCAGCTCCTTCCTTGGAAGCTAAGGCCCAGTGGAGCAAAAAGTTTAAGCCACCAGCACTGAGTAATCCTCACGACTGCCAGATAGACGGTCCCTGATGTGATTGTTCCTAACAGAGTGAATGGAGAAAACTAATATTCATACGTCTCGtgtcacctcccaaaagccctaaGAGTAAGCACtcttagcccattttacagatgtggaaactggagGTTGAGATGCTTGTCCACAGCATAAGTGGGGAGAGTATGCACGTCCGGGAGGTTACACTCCAGTTTGCCAGGACAGCCCTGTGTACACCCGGTGTCCTCCTGAGGGTGTCCTGGTCAGGACATTAAATTGTATGGTCACCCTAGCGTGTCCTCCCTGTCAGTTCCTAACTGTTGATCTTTGTACCCCAGAGACCGGTTTTCTGGAGGTCTTGCCCCTCATGTCTGGGCTGTAGCTGGGATCCACGGTCACCATGCTGAGTGGGGCTGTTGCAGCGCTTCTTAGGGCCAATTTCTGGGTGCAGAATGGAATCACACTTCAAAGCCGTCACGAGCTAATTAAGAGCCCAACCGTTCCTCTCTAGCCCAGGGATAAAAATGTTTACGATTCTTAGAATATTAGAACGTTTTTGTGATGCTTAAGGTAGAGGCTGGTGAACTCTACTGCTGCTTGGAGCCAAATCCCCACCCAGCCTTAGTTGAACCCTGGGTTATGTGTAAAGTACTCAAGTAGCACGTTAGTCCTTATCTGGGGATCGTTCATACCCAAGTCGCACATTTGAGAAATAGTGTGAAGCTGTGTGTTTCGATGGCAGTGTGGTGACTAGCGAACCTTCTATGGTTTGTGTGTGTAGCGCCGGGCGGGCTGTGGTCAGACTCGAAGCTGTCTTGTGCTGGAGGGTCTGGACACTCATTTAATAGAAGGTCCAGAATCTGAAAGGACAGGACCTGAGGCCTCACTGTGGATAGACGGGTCTCATCCTCACCTCAGCGACCTGCCGCTCCAGAAACAGCGACAGGATCACGTGTTAGCGTTTGGAAACCTTGGCGTCAGTAAGCGAAGCCCAGGTCCACGTAGCTGTCACTCGTCACTGCCGGCTGCTCAGCAGGTGCTCTGCCTTGTGCCAGGGCAGGATCCTGTGTGTCCCGGCTCTTTGATGCACACGGCCGGAAACTCAGGTCAGAACATGCCTCGTGTACCTCCATCCGGGAGGAGGCGGTGTCTCCTAGACGCAGAGGTGCCAGTGGAGATCCTAGGCTCGTTGGTGCGCTGCCTGGAAGGACCGCCGCGAGCCACGTGGCCTGCAGCAGAGTCCCCGGCACCAGGCGCGCTCACCCGGACCTTGTCATTCAGTGCGTGCGTGTCTCCCGCAAGGAACTCCTTTACGCCTCCAGTTTCCTAATCCGTAAAGTGGCACGGCCAGACTCGTCACTTTCCCTGACAGCTTACAGTTCTAAGAATTTGATTCTATTAGCCCGTGTAACAATCTAGTATGTAATATGGTGAAGAAGAGCCATTTATGTTCTTCTTTCATCTAAAGTGAATAGGGCGCTTTGGTTCAAAGAACGAAAGCACTAACCAGAAATTGGGAAACTTGAGTTGCCTCTGGTCACATTTTCAGTCTAGCAtgttcattctttcttcctttattttttttcctatgaaaatTGGCATAAATTCTGACACAAGGCATCGTGCAGATAAGTTTTTCTAAGGATGACTATTTTATGTCAGTGGTTAGTATACCTTTCCTGTAAAGGGTCTCTGCCCCACGGCTGCTGAGCTTTGCTGTCGTGCAAACGCAGCGACAGATAACACGGAGATGATTGAGCATGGCTGTGTgccgataaaactttatttataaaaaaaaaggtcagatttGGCCTGTGCATCGTGTCCTAGTTTACCACCCCTGTTTTACATTCTGCTTTGGATGCCTTAGGGGCTACCTAGATCCAGATGACTGTTTTCTTCTGGATTCCTTTACACAAAGATCATCCGCCGTGACATCTGTGACAGTTCCGTATACCTTCTCTTCTGTAGAGGGACCATCTGGCGCTTGTACTCCGTCCCGAGGATAGCCGAGCCCGTGTGGCTGGCCATGACCTCCAGCACCTTGGAGAAGACGCAGCTGTGCCAGCGCTTCCTCAAGGAGTTTACACTCCTGATAGAGCAGATCAACAAGAACCAGTAAGCAGTGGCGCTCTGGAGCCTTGAATGCCACTTCCGAGGCTGGTGTACGCGCCGTAGGCGACAGGCCTCTTCCTGCATTGACTCACCCCGTTGTGTCTTCTCCCGTTTCTCCAAGGTTTTTTGCTGCCTTGCTGACCGCAGTCTTAACCTACCACCTGGCCTGGGTGCCCACCGTCATGCCCGTCGACCACCCTCCCATCAGAGCCTTCTCCGAGAAACGCACCTCTCAGCTGGTCAACACGCTGGCCAAGACGCACCCGTACAACCCTCTCTGGGCGCAGCTGGGTCAGTACCGCGCGTGACCGTTCAGAGGCCATGTGGGACAGAATAGGAAAGACGGGGGCCTCTTCAGTTGCTATCCGCCATCCAGCCTGGCGATCCCCGGTTGTCGCTGGGCTGCAGGGAGCGGGGGATTGGCCCACGGATTCTGCCTGTAAAGCagcccccgccctcccctccccccgccagaGCCTTGCTCTGCTCTTGAAAGCCGTGTCGGTCCGCAGCTGCTCCTCCAGTGGGGCTCCTTGACTTCGGCACCGTCGGCATTGGGGCCGGAAGACTCTTTGTTGGGTAGCGGGGAAGAGGACCGTCCCGTGCCTGGTCGGACGTTCAGCGGCGTTGCTGGCCTCTGTTCACCAGCTGCCGGTGAAAACCCCTCTTCCAAAGCTGTGCAGATGACACATGTCTCCAGGCGATGCGGAATGTCCCCAGCGGGACAGGAGAGCCCCTGGCCGAGGACCACTGCCCTAGAGGGTGGACCGGATAGGAgggaagtcagagagaaaaagcgAGTAGCACCCTCTAGGATTTGGCCGCCTTTTAAGTTTGAGCTGAGGTCAGAGCCCTTGTCTTTCTCTCCGTTGCCCCCTCAGCTGCTTCCTCCGAGCTTTGTGCTCAGGCCCGGCGCAGGGACCTGACACGCCGCGTGGCTCCTCGTGCAGCATGCGCTCGCGAGCCCGGGGCTCGGGGATGGGAGAGGCGCGCTCCAGGGCCTGTCACTTGGCCGAGTCTGCAGTGACCCGTCAGGCCTGCACGTCCGCTCTGTCCCAGGCCCCGTCCCTCTGCGGGACCCAGGGCCCGGTGACACGCAGCTCAGCCTTGGGCAGCCTGCTGCCCGGTGGGGGAGAAGGGCCGTGTTCAGAACGCCCTGATCACTCCCTCGCTGGGGTCAGCAGAAGCCCGCGAGGGACACAGTGCAGTGCAGAGGGTGAGGACGTGCGCAGGCGGCTGGACCAGACCCCAGCCTCCAGGGCAAGTGCCCTGACCCTCTGTGCCTCCGTTTCTCCGTCTGTGAGACGGGTGGTGACGGCTCATGGCTGCCGTGGGAGTTCCACCGCCTGTACGTGAAGCCCCCTGCTACCGACACTGCTGTTGCAGATGTTGATACGGGGGAGGCACCAGGAGGgggggcatggggggagggggcctTCAAGGAAGACACACTTGAGGAATCGGTAGAAGGGCAGCATTTTCCAGAAAATAACGGCAGACCGGGGAAGAGCGCGGCAATCTCGGGAAACAGCGTGTTGTAATAGTAGTGAAAGCTGCCACCGTGAGCCAAGCGCTGTTCTGGGCGCTTTCTGCACGTGTTAATTAATTAGACTCTCATTCTAACCCTGGTACTGCGTCCTCACCGTATCAGAGATTATAAAGCTGTCTTTCCCTGTGCCCGGGGTCATGAGATACGGGAGATTACGTGGTTAAAAAAAAGGCACAGACCCTAACAGTTATCACCTCAGCCATTTCTAAGTGTGCAGTTCGGAGCGTTAGGTCTGTTCACATCATCGTGCAAGCTcttcttcattttgtaaaattataCCCGTGCAAAACAAAGGCATCCACTCTAACATTAGTAGCTTCATCAGTCCTGGACTCCAAGGTTGCCTTCAAGGTCAAGGTCCAGTAAGTCTGTTACCTTAGTGATGCGTCCTGTGGAGTTCGGCTCTGAAGTAGCAGCAGTGTTTCCATACACAGCTCTCCACTTCGTACAGGTTAAACTGTTGTCAACTGTGTTTTAATAGCcttctttgtttttactttttcccaTTTATGATTTAGTTATTATAATGCACAACACCAAAAGTTAAATGCATTGCTAAAAACTGTCATTCTGAGTGGACTTtccaaagtgttttttttttgccagatttTGGGTATGTAAATCTCTTCTTCTTGATTAACACTGGGGCTGATTTAACACGAGTGTGTCATGAATTCCTGATGTGGCCGTGACACCCCGCAGCCATGGGCAGATGTGATCACAGGAGGTAACAGTAACGCTCTTAGTCAAGAAAGTTTTCTCAAACAGAAGTGCTTGTGCTGACATCAGACTACAGTTCTGAGTCGTTTTTCTGAAATCTCACACGGTTTCTCAGTCAGTTGCAAAAGTCTCAGAGATAAAGTTCTACTAGGCCTTCGCctagccccttttttttttttttaattaattaattaatttatttatggctgtgttgggtcctcgtttctgtgtgcgggctttctctagttgtggcgagcgggggccactcttcctcgcggcgcgcgggcctctcattgtcgcggcctctctcgttgcggagcacaggctccagacgcacaggctcagtagttgtggctcacgggcccagttgctccgcggcatgtggaatcttcccagaccagggctcgaacccgtgtcccctgcattggcaggcagattctcaaccactgcaccaccagggaagccccacctagTCCTTTTATAGAGAGGATTGTGTGATAtcactcctgtcctgccctttaGCTGTTCTCAGGAGTCTTACCCTGGAAACCCTCTCTAGAGGGGGCACCTGTGATGCGTGCTGTCCCTTTTCCCTCGGTCTTAAACCTTAACAGTGTGATTAGTCCTATCTAACAAATGCCTCTCCTCCTCCCGCCGGATGGAGTCCAGCTTCCTGAGTTCTTATTTATAGCTGCTAACCATGCCTCTCCTCTCCTTTATTTAGGATCTTTTCACATTTTGATGTATTCCAACATCCTGATTATTCCTGCAATGCTTTCTGACTTAGGGTTGCTTATACAGATATGTAAATGAGATAGATCCATGCAAAACACTCAGCGCTGTGCTTGCATAGTCAGTCAGTGTTGGCTTTTTGTTGTAACTGTCAATAATACTATTATCAACATATGGAAGGTGCGACTTACCCAGTGTCGCCGTCAGGTTTTATCACATGCGATAACTTTCATAGGCACTGGGCAGACCCTTATGATGAGGAGCCTGACACGTCTGCCTTTCTGCTTCCACCTGTAAGCCAGATGCTCATGCTGCATTCGCCGGCTTTTAATCAGCGTGTCAGGATATAAGTTATGGGGCATTTTTCTCCAGCAGGGTTTTCATGtgaagtaatagaaaaaaaatgagattcaTTATTCATGAGCAAGTGATTTTCTTCTTGTTAATCAAATTGATTCTTCTTGGTGCCTGTGTGTATTGAGCGGACCATTTCATTAAGCGTTTTGAATTGATTCACTTGCACTTTCTGTTCAGAGATCCCGGAAtttcaccccagggccttttgtCCTGGGATTCTTCAAAAAGATCTCACCATTCTAGTTTCCAAGATAAATTATTTGGTTTGGTCGCATATTCAGGGCTCTGGCTTTAGCCTTAACTTGGGGAGATGGGATCAGCCAGCCCACTGAGCTGCCTGGAAAGGCCCAGCAAGCACCTCGAGGGACTGTGTACACAGCACTGCACCCTCTGTGCGCTGGCACCGCACTGCCCCCAGTATACACCAGCACTGCACCCTCCGTACACTGGCACTGCACTGCCCCCAGTATACACCAGCACTGCACCCTCCGTACACTGGCACTGCACTGCCCCCAGTATACACCAGCACTGCACCCTCCGTACACTGGCACCGCACTGCCCCCAATGTACACCCACACTGCCCCCAGTATACACCAGCGCTGCACCCTCCGTACACTGGCACCGCACTGCCCCCAGTATACACCAGCACTGCCCCCTCCGTGCACTGGCACCGCACTGCCCCCAGTATACGCCAGCACTGCACCCTCTGTGCACTGCACCCGATACACACGGGCACTGCACCTGAGCACCCAGAACAGGGCTGATCCTGGCAGGCCTTCCAGGCAGACGTTGCGTTGCAGAGGAAAGCTGAAAGATGGTCCTTCTAGGAATTACCTTTGTGCCTCAGCCAGGCGTGTGAAGAAGCAATGCTGGCCTGGGAATAAGTCGCCTGTATCCCTCCCGTTCGGGCTGACACAGCCTTGGCACGCTCACCCAGACGACTTGTCTCTCTGTCCACTTTGCCTCTAGGCGACCTTTACGGGGCCATCGGCTCTCCGGTGCGACTGACGCGCACGGTGGTGCTGGGGAAGCAGAAGGATCTGGTGCAGCGCATACTCTATGTGCTGACCTACTTCCTGCGGTGCTCGGAGCTGCAGGAGAACCAGCTGACGTGGGGCGGGAGCTGGGGGCCGGGCGAGCGGGCGCTGCCCGGCGGCAACATCACCACGGCCCTGGAGAGGGGCGAGGTGGAGGAGTCCGAGTACGTGGTGGTCACGGTCAGGAGCGAGCCCGCCCTCCTGCCGCCCAGCCTGCCCGCGACGGCGGCCGAGGGGCCGCACGCCGACACCGGAGACCTCTGTCCCCAACTCGCCGGACAAGGAGGCCGCCGGGGCCCGGAGCAGAGCGCCGCGGCCCACAGCATCCGGAGACCTCGGGGCGCGTCGTGCGGGGACGACGAGAGTACGAAGGAGGCGCCCCGCGGCGGCCCCGCCAGACTCCCCAGCGGCGCAGGTGCGTGCGTGGGGCCGGCCGGCGGGGAGGAGCCGGGAGGGGAGATGCCCAAGAAGCGGCCCGAGCGCTCGGCGGCCAGGCCGTGCCCTGAGGGGCGTCCCTGGGACAGGCCCCCCTGGGAGAAGGTCACCTTCCACATCGGGAGCTCCGTGTCTCCGGACTCGGACTTTGAAAGTCGCACCAAAGCGATGGAGGAGCGGCTGCGGGCCTGCAGGTGTGCGGAGCCAGCGCGCCGACCCCCGGCCGGGCCCGAGGCGGCCCGGGAGGCCCGGGACCGGCGGGCTCCGAGGTGCTCCCGGGCCCCCGAGGCATCTGCGGGGGCCCGCGGCGTCAGGACCGGGGCCGCCCAGGAGGCTGCGGAGTCGCCCGGCGCGCCTGCCGCCCGGTGCGCACCCGCCGACCCCGCGCGCGCGCCAGGGAAGCCGTGGGGTCGGGGCGGGGAGCACGCGGACGGGCCTGCGCGGAGCGGGTGCGCGGCCGCCGGCTTCAGGGCGGAAGGAGGCCTCCCCCGGAACGAGAGCTCGGACAGCGCCCTCGGCGACAGTGACGACGACGCGTGTGCGCCGGCCTCGCCGGACCTGGGCCCCGGCAGCGACGGTGACAGTGAGCCTGACCGGCCCGAAGGGGCGCCGGAGGTGGAGCTGCCGCTGCCCAGGTAAGGCCggcgtggcggggggggggggggggggatgggggtggcggggaggggaCAGGCCGGGGAGGTGCTGTCGGTCCAGCCGGCACCCACCGGCGGCACCGCTGCTGTGGGCTGCCGCAGGGCAGGGTTCTTCTCTCCGAGCGTTAGTGCCCCCAGACCGGCCTGCCCTTCCTCAGCGCAGCTCTGAGCCAGGAGCTGGCGGTGGCTTTGCAGCCCCGGGGACACTGAGGGGCGCGCTGGCGGTGGGAGCGGGGGTGTCATCTTCCGTCGTCCCCGCGGCAGATCTGTGGCCGCGGACACGCAGCCTGCGAGGTGGTGGGTGACATCCTGCGGGTCTCTCCCGCCAGCCGGCCAGAGCAGCTTGACGCGCTCAGGAAAAGCCCCTCTTCCTGAGGCTCCGTCCGTTGACGCTTGGTCCGTAAAGCAGTACCTAGAGATTCCTTCTGTCCTTCCGCTGTCCTGGCTGCGCTCTGAGCAGGTGTGCTGAGTTCCTCAAGCCAGACTCCGCCAAGACCCCCTCACCACGCACACGgacttccccttccttctctcgACACGGGGGCTGGCGGGTGCACTGTGTGAGGCACAGGCACAGACTCGCAGCCAGCCGCCAGAACACTCATTCTGTCCTGCTCTTCCCCTTCAGGAGAGCTCCTTTTTCCCTTCAGCTCCCCTCTTCCTGCACCGGCCATCCACCTCCTGGAGGATTTGTGATTCGAACCGCCCCGAATCCGTTCTTCTCACCTGGGTCCCCGGGGCTTTGTTCCGGCGGCAGTGCCAGAAGGCAGCGCGTTTTCACGTGGGTTCTGACGGCCGGTGTCACCTTAGGTCTCAGAGCATCAGCAGCCCGAACGTGAGAAACTTCGGCCGCTCCCTCCTGGCGGGTTACTGCCCCACGTACATGCCGGACCTGGTGCTTCACGGGACCAGCAACGATGAGAAGCTGAAGCAGTGCCTGGCGGCCGACCTGGCCCACACAGTGCAGGCGAGTGATGCCAGCcggcgcctcgggctgctgcccGGGCCGGGGGGCGGCCAGGGGTGTGCTTGGCCACGGGTGCGATCGAGGGATTGTTGCTGGAGCTGCCGGCAGGGTTGCAGGGACCCGCGGGGCTGGTGAGCCAGCAGGGGGTTAGTGGCAGCTGGAGGCTGTGAGCACACCGGGCGGGCAGCAGTGGGGGAGGAACGGGGGCTGCCTGGCTGCAGGAGCACGGCAGGGCCGGGGaccccacctctctctcctgcAGCCTCTGAGCTCTCATGGTGCCCCCCGCTGGCTGAGCCCAGCCGGAAGCCACAGAGCAAGGTCGCAGCTGATGCAGACGCGGTCCCAGGGCCCACGGAGGTCACCTCCCGAGCCCCCCGAGCAAAGGGTGGATCTGGGGGCGGGTGGGTGGGGCAGACAGAACAGTCAGCACAGATGGTGACAATGGTGTGCCTTCACGGGGAGGACCAAAAAGATGTCACACATGGTTTGCCTTTAGGCCGCTCCTTGCAAGATcctagaagtaatttattttaactgATTTGTCATTAAGTTCGCTTTGATGGCTGCATGAGAATGACTGTACAGAGATTAAAAAGTCTTCCTGGAAGACTGCCTTGTGTCTGCTGCTAAGCGCTTCTCCGCTCTCTGCAGCGTGACAGGACCTGAGCAGCGATGGAAACGATGTCGATCTGACAGGCCTGTTTTCAGTTGAGCTGCTCTTGGACAGATGTGCAAAAATAGCTGTTTTGCGTTGGAAACATACTGTATCTTGGGCAATAGGGAAAGTCCTCATCGCATTAGGAAAATTGGAACTTGGCTAGTTACCTGTCTCCTCGCCCAACAAATCCTTTTGGAGGGTGGACAGAAGGCAGTGCGTACTGCCTTTGACCTTGAGCTTCTCCTCTGTGAAGACCAAACGTCCAGCAGGCACAGGCCACGCAGGCTGGAGGTGTTGGTGTGAAATGGGAGGAAAAGCCCGGTGGCGAAGCAGATTCGCTCACCCCCCTgaacggggagggagggagatggggagagggcGGCCTGAGGCTGGGGGCCCGCCCGGTGTGGGCGTTGGTACCACGATCCTGACCCGCCCTGCTTTGTGCTTGGCCACCACCCTCCCCAGGCTGGTGCTGGAAGAAAGCAGTGCCGTCAATATTCTGTCTTCATAGTTGTCACGAGCACTGTGTCCTTGCCTGTCACCTCAGAGGCCCGCACGTCGGTGACCTCGGAGAAAGGAGATGCCCTCCTTGGACGATGGTCTTTCGGGGTCGGCTGAACCACGCGTGGAGGCTCAGTGGTTCTAGGGCCATGCATGTGTTTAGTGCCCGCCCCACTGTGGACACGCATCTATCGACTGGTAGCCCGTCTTGCCCTTATTATCTGCAAAACCATACGCGACGCTTTTTATGTCTTCCATAGGCTGACAAGTTCAGAGGTTTGTG
This window encodes:
- the FNIP2 gene encoding folliculin-interacting protein 2 isoform X2; the encoded protein is MAPTLLQRLFNRKGGGGSAAAAAAAAAAPGRAPREGPAFSWSCSELDLNEIRLIVYQDCERRGRQVLFDSKAVHKIEEVATQKTEDVPAKTPARCCQGGGSGSLSSHGSSGGSLPHAKKQLPKYQYTRPASDVNMLGEMMFGSVAMSYKGSTLKIHYIRSPPQLMVSKVFSARMGSFCGSTNNLQDSFEYINQDPNLGKLNTNQNNLGPCRTGSNLGVLQGCGSKLPPGAAEGGPLRLSRSASFFAVHSTPVDMPSRGQSEDRDSGIARSASLSSLLITPFPSPSSSTSSSSSYQRRWLRSQTTSLENGIIPRRSTDETFSLAEETCSSNPAIVRRKKIAISLIFSLCEKEEAQGDFQDFFFSHFPLFESHMNRLKSAIEKAMISCRKIAESSLRVQFYVSRLMEALGEFRGTIWRLYSVPRIAEPVWLAMTSSTLEKTQLCQRFLKEFTLLIEQINKNQFFAALLTAVLTYHLAWVPTVMPVDHPPIRAFSEKRTSQLVNTLAKTHPYNPLWAQLGDLYGAIGSPVRLTRTVVLGKQKDLVQRILYVLTYFLRCSELQENQLTWGGSWGPGERALPGGNITTALERGEVEESEYVVVTVRSEPALLPPSLPATAAEGPHADTGDLCPQLAGQGGRRGPEQSAAAHSIRRPRGASCGDDESTKEAPRGGPARLPSGAGACVGPAGGEEPGGEMPKKRPERSAARPCPEGRPWDRPPWEKVTFHIGSSVSPDSDFESRTKAMEERLRACRCAEPARRPPAGPEAAREARDRRAPRCSRAPEASAGARGVRTGAAQEAAESPGAPAARCAPADPARAPGKPWGRGGEHADGPARSGCAAAGFRAEGGLPRNESSDSALGDSDDDACAPASPDLGPGSDGDSEPDRPEGAPEVELPLPRSQSISSPNVRNFGRSLLAGYCPTYMPDLVLHGTSNDEKLKQCLAADLAHTVQHPVLDEPIAEAVCIIADTDKWSVQVATSQRKAVDGTKLGQDVLVSSQVSSLLQSILQLYRLHLPADFCIMHLEDRLQEMYLKSKMLSEYLRGHTRVHVKELSVVLGIESNDLPLLTAVASTHSPYVAQILL